ATTATTCCTACAATGGTTTCCTTTATCTGTGAACCTGCATCAAAGTACTGGATGTTATCGAGCTGGGTAACACCATTCTCTTTTACGTATATTAGTCCGTTAACAAGGTTTTGCCTGTGTTCAGCAAGCAGTTTTTTGGCGTTTTCGTAGGCGTTTTCCCTGTCTCCCATGCAGACTGCAAGCCCGATGTCAGCATGGTCGTATCGGGCAGTAGCATTGAGAAGAGTGGAAAACTCTGATGCATCTCTCATTTCTGTACCTTCCCTTTCATTGAGAAGGACATACACCTCGCCTATCAGGCGTTCGATTCTGTATGCCGGTATCCCTGATTTAAGGCAGTACTGGAAAAGCCCTGAGACAATTTTTTGTTTTTCCGAAATCTCAAGGTCTATCCAGCGTCTCCAGCGTTCGTTATGGCTGTAGCGAATATTCAAGGAGTGAAGGAATTCTATACAAGCTTCTTCATTTCCTGTAAGTCCGGGAAGGTAAGGGTCAGAAGAGTACTGCAGAAGTTTGTAGATTGGACGGGTCTGTTTTCCGAACAGAGTCAGGTCTTTTTTGAATTCCAGGTGCTTCCCCTTTACTCCTTCCTCCAGAATTTCCCTGTTAATCCCTACAAGTTGCCCCATTTTCAGGTGCTGCATATCCCCTACAGCCCCTACTATGGCAAGTGGGGAAAGGTCTATGTTCTTTCCGAGGGCTGAAGCCAGAAGGTAAGTTGTTCCCGAACCGCTCAGTTCGTAAGACCCGTTTGCCCCAAAAAGGTGCGGGTTGAGGTGAAAATCCAGAGTTCCCTGAGGCTGGTGGTGGTCTGAAACAACAGCATTGATCCCGCGGGATTTTATATGTTCGCACATTCCACTTCCGAGGTCCGTAAAAACTACAAACTCAGGGTTTTCATTTGCGATAGTGTCAAGGACTTTTTCATCGAGTTGCTTTACAAAACGCGCTGTATATTCTATATTTCTCCGTTCAAGAGTTGTGCAGATAATACCTGCAGAAGTCAACCCGTCCGCATCGATATGAGATACTACGTGCACTGACCTGTGTTTTGTAATCTCTTCGGCACACCTGCCTGCTTCTTTTCTAAATGCTTCCATCATTTCAGTCATTACTCTCTCCGAGATCCTCTGCTGCATCAGTTAAACTATCTTTTTCCCAGCGATTTTTTCTTTTCCATTCTTTTGGGTTTATAGTGTAATCTTTTCCATCCCTTTTGATTTCCGGGAAATTTCGGATTTCCTGTATTGTGAGTTTAAGATTTTTTGTATGATAACTCTTCTCCAGCTCTTCCCAGGGGACCATATACGCTTCCCTTTCGCGCCCTGTCCCCAGGCGAAGCTCCACTGCAAGAAATCCCCTCCTCCCCGATCTATTCAGGTAATCTGAAATTCTGTCTATTTGATGGATACCTTTTTTGTCTACGGTAAAATGCTGGGAAAAATAAAGTGCATTTGCTCCTTTCTCCACAGAGATGCTTTTACATTCGATCCCCAGGTACAGGTCAGGGTCAAGGGAATCTACAAGCACGTCAAGGAACTGGGAAGTAAACCTGTGCTGCTTAAGCCGATAGGAGATAGCTCTTATGCCTTTTTCCTCGATGTATGCGTTAAATGAGTTTACAAGCACATGTTCGAACTCGGTCATAAAATTCTTTCTCCTGTTCTAAAATAAATTTTTATCCAGAAGGATAGTTCCCTTTAAAAGCTTGCTGGTGACTGGAACCCTTATTCATTAATTCCAGGAGACATATTTTCTGATAATTTTTTCCTGAATCAGATATAAAACTTATGACGGTTGCTTCAGGACCTGTCTCTAGCTATTTAAAAAAAGTTAAGCAGGGAATTTTGCCGGAGAATAAACGCCGATCAGGATTCTGATCGGCTTATTTATAACTTTATTTCAATTCGATATGATAAAGGTTACAAAGTCCGGACTGAGCCTTGTTTCCCTCACAAGTCTTTCTATAGTGTCTTCATCGGAAAGACCTTCTTCTTTTAGTTCCCTTATACGGTCAAATACATGCTGGGAAACTTCGGAATATTCGTTAATGTCTTTTCTGTGACCCCACACATCGCCCTCAAGCAAAGCAATGTTCTGCATAGAAAGATACATCTGTGCAGAACTGGAAATTGTTCTCTTGTATGAGCTCGGGATGTGGATCGCTTTTACTTCTGGACACTTTAGAATGAGTTTAAATATATCCTTGTTGGACGGTCTGAATGCTAGATGGATAATTTCCTCATTGAGTTTTAAAGTGTCTATTTCTTCTTTTGAGCTTACAACTCTAATTTTCATTTTTATCACCGTTCTTCCAGGTTTTTAGAGTTTGTTTTAGGTTTTTTAGGGTTTCTTAGGTTTAATTTTGAGTTTGTTTTAGGTTTTTTAGGGTTTCTTAGGTTTAATTCAGGGTTTCTTAGGTTTAATTCAGGGTTTCTTAGGTTTAATTCAGGGTTTCTTAGGTTTAATTCAGGGTTTCTTAGGTTTAATTCAGGGTTTTTTTTGGTTTAATTAAAAGTTCGTTTTTATTTTTTAAATTCAAAACCTGAGTGGGCTTTTGAATCTGATATATTACGTTTTTTTTATGTTAAGGTCTCATAATATTTATTACTATGGGAGTGCAGAGGGTCACGAATACCCTGACCTTCAGGTCGGGGATGAAGTGAACCCTCGCTGGCTGTTTTGTATTCGCTTAAACTGTATCAATCATCGTTTTTTTGTAAAATGAGGTTTTTTGACACCATAGCCACAGGTGGTTCCAGCTACCTATGGCTAGGATGTGATAAGCGTTGGAATTGCGCAGTTTTAGCCATGGCTATGGTCAGATTACCTACCACATCGTGTTGGTGCCTAAGTATCGATACAAGATATTCTACAATAAACGAGTTAAAAAGGATTGCGAGTCTATATTCCACAATATTTGCACAGAGAAAGGCTACAAAATCCATGCTCTGGAAGTTGTAGATAATCATGTTCACCTGTTCCTGGAATTCCACCCAAGCACCTCTCTATCAGAGGTGGTTCAATACTTGAAAGGAGGTAGTTCTTACAGATTGTTCAAGCTTCATCCTGAACTGAGAACACGATATTGGGGTGGAAGTCTATGGTCAAGTGGTAAATTCTATCGATCCGTTGGAAATGTAACCGCTGACACAATCAAGCACTACATTAAGGAGTCGCAGGGAAAACCGAAAACAGAGGTTCAATCATATAGATTAAAGTCTAGGCAACGGAAAATTGACGATTTCTAAGTACCAGAATAACCGGGCGGGCGGCCCATCAGCATACCCCATCCTTTAGGTTGGGGTGGCCGCACGCAATTTGATTTTTTTATGAATGTTTTTTTACTTATATTTTTTACTAAAAAATTTATTCCTAAAGCCAATTCCCTTAATAAAAGTACGTTTTGCGCATTCTGTTTTTTTTTCTTTCTCAGGTTTTAAAATTCATCTTTTGCAGGTTTACCTTTTTGCAAGTTTATCTTTAAGTGATAAGCTCTTTTCCTGAATCTTGAAGAGCATTTTTTACGGAACCAAAATTTGGTATTTTATTTATTGGGTGTAAACATTTTGTATAATTAGTGAAGATGATATACGATAATGTACCATACTATTTAATATTTGGCATGAAAGTACCTCTGATTTCACACTCCGGACCCTCATTCAGAATTTCTGATTATGTTGGAAGCAAATATAGCATTTTTGTCCTGTTAAATAGAAGCCAGGGTCCGGAATGTGGACGTGAGGATACTTCGCCTTCACTTAATGTCAGGTTTCTTTTTTTCAACAATTGCGAATATTTCACTAATTATTGAGATACGTTCATCAACCGAAAATATCTCGGTCTCAACAATCTTCCTCCTTTGAACTTCTCCCTTGATATATCCCGTTTCATCTTCGTACATCTCATCATTTGTGATAAGGTGCCATATTATCGTTGCAATTTTCCTTGCCAGGGCAACAATCGCCTTTGCATGTCCAATTGACTTCTTTTTTCTGTTAAAAAACTCTTTTAACTTGCTATTTTTTGTTCTTGCTGCTGCTTGAGCAATCTGTATTAGAATCCACCTTGCTACCTTTGATCCTCTCTTAGTGATCCTTCCATTGTGGTATTTATCTGCAGATTGGTACACATTTGGAACCAGTCCAAGCCATGAAGCAAGCTTCTCCCCTGAAGAAAAATCTTTGAAATCACTATTTCAGCAATAAGAGTTGCCGCTCCAAGTTCCCCTATTCCTGGAACAGACATCAAA
The Methanosarcina sp. WWM596 DNA segment above includes these coding regions:
- a CDS encoding DHHA1 domain-containing protein is translated as MTEMMEAFRKEAGRCAEEITKHRSVHVVSHIDADGLTSAGIICTTLERRNIEYTARFVKQLDEKVLDTIANENPEFVVFTDLGSGMCEHIKSRGINAVVSDHHQPQGTLDFHLNPHLFGANGSYELSGSGTTYLLASALGKNIDLSPLAIVGAVGDMQHLKMGQLVGINREILEEGVKGKHLEFKKDLTLFGKQTRPIYKLLQYSSDPYLPGLTGNEEACIEFLHSLNIRYSHNERWRRWIDLEISEKQKIVSGLFQYCLKSGIPAYRIERLIGEVYVLLNEREGTEMRDASEFSTLLNATARYDHADIGLAVCMGDRENAYENAKKLLAEHRQNLVNGLIYVKENGVTQLDNIQYFDAGSQIKETIVGIIAGMSSTIVENRNLPIIAFANTEGGIKVSARGTQDLIRKGVNLSEAMSIVSAEVGGAGGGHDIAAGATIPENAKEEFARKLDLFIGGQIRRKTNSKLR
- the tnpA gene encoding IS200/IS605 family transposase — protein: MELRSFSHGYGQITYHIVLVPKYRYKIFYNKRVKKDCESIFHNICTEKGYKIHALEVVDNHVHLFLEFHPSTSLSEVVQYLKGGSSYRLFKLHPELRTRYWGGSLWSSGKFYRSVGNVTADTIKHYIKESQGKPKTEVQSYRLKSRQRKIDDF
- a CDS encoding DUF1699 family protein, which codes for MKIRVVSSKEEIDTLKLNEEIIHLAFRPSNKDIFKLILKCPEVKAIHIPSSYKRTISSSAQMYLSMQNIALLEGDVWGHRKDINEYSEVSQHVFDRIRELKEEGLSDEDTIERLVRETRLSPDFVTFIISN